Genomic DNA from Alosa alosa isolate M-15738 ecotype Scorff River chromosome 6, AALO_Geno_1.1, whole genome shotgun sequence:
ttcatttttcaccggtggggtgcaaatcacaaatgagtgattatgggccaggttgatgtgggcccttgagaccaacataccattaaagattcttcatcctcagtcccacggttcaggtagttatttaggaaaaactgtttttgcggttcgggggcccAGCAGGGGGGAGCCCCGAGGGGCtaaaacgaaatttttccgtaaaagtctagtggggctacatacccaccaaatttcatgtgccgaATATATTTGAATTtcaatattaataaacaaacgattggttggtgtcccggtatcgttgaccaaaaattcaggaagtagatggcggggaaaattcttgaattgtgtgcgtgtgtgcgtgtacaagtttatgtttatgtgtgtgggtgtgtgtgtgtgtgtatgtgcgtgcttgtgtgtttgcctgcgtatgtgtgtttgtgcatgtgcatgcatgcgtacatatgtctactgtgtgagtatgtgtcatccatgttatgattactgtaaatgtatgcgcagtgcgtgtgtatctgtttatgcacatgtgtgctcatggaatgggttaacatgacccctggaggcaaacatctcgaggaaaaattggtcatcctaggccctacggttctcaagatattcacagaaaactgtgtctgccctaccctcctttcagggggtccagtacagcgggggggctacagatcaaaacgaaaacgatggttccatgctatccatatggggttacatgcccaccaagtttaagtctaccccggtctttcagtgtcccgggaatccttggcggaaatttggacatcgcaaaataaaaaaaaaaaatctgactaaacctatatgaccgccgcttcgctgcgcggcggtcataataattttaGAGGCATCTGTGTGAACAGTAGTCTGGGGAAGGTGTTTAGCAGCATCATCAACGAAAGAATAGTAGCCTTCCTTAAGGAGCACGATGTCCTCACCAAAAGTCAAATTGGATTTCTTCCAAATTACCGCACTACGGACCACATTTACACCCTACACACCCTAATAACTAAACATGTAAACCaaacacaaaaaatatttgcttgttttgttgaTTTCAAAAAAGCATTTGATTCAATCTGGCATGAAGGACTATTTTATAAACTTTTACAAAGCGGTATAGGGGGTAAAGTTTACCAATTAGTTAAGGAAATGTACTCTGAAAACAGAAATGCTGTGAAAATTGGCAACAAAATTAcagaatacttcactcaaaaaagaGGGGTGAGGCAGGGCTGTAGCCTCAGTCCAACACTGTTCAATATCTACATCAATGAGTTAGCGGTGCAGTTGGAACAGTCTACAGCTCCTGGCCTTAccctaaaagaaaaagaaattaaattcCTCCTCTATGCAGACAACCTGGTGCTGATATTTCCCACTGCACAGGGACTACAGCAGCACCTAGACCTGCTAGAGAAATACTGTCAGCACTGGGCCCTGACAGTAAAtctaaaaaagacaaacattatGATATTCCAAAAGAAGCCCAGATGTCAGGAACACAGATACCCTTTCAATCTAGGCAGCACCCCTAGATCACCGCGATGCAGTACACTTTACCGGGCTTGATCATAACTGCATCGGGGAGCTTtagcatggcagtgaatgctCTAAAAGAAAAGGCTTGCAGAGCCCTCTATGCAATGAAATCTAAATTTTACAATATAAATATACCAATATCAATCTGGTGCAAATTATTTGACAGCATAATACAGCCTATTGCGCTGTATGGAAGTGAAGTTTGGGGTCCACTCAGCATGCATAACTACACTGCATGGGACAAGCATCCAACAGAAGccctacatgcagaattctgTCAATTTATACTTAAAGtccaaacaaaaacaccaaacaatgcatgtagggcagaattaggccgtTACCCATTGGCAACACCTATCCAAAAACGAGCACTGAAATTCTGGATGCATTTAAAATCAAGTCCCAAAAATACACTCCATTTTGAGGCCCAAAAAACCCAGGAACTGAGCCCTGATAAGAGCCCCTTGTGCCAATTGGTACTGAAGCTCACTAATTCCATAACAAACACTAATATACAACATGCTCAGACCAGTACTGCTTCCAAATCAGCAATTAGTGTCAAAAATGTCATCAAACAAGCAAAAGAACACTATTTGGAACATTGGAGAAATCAAACTACCAGTCAAAGCAGAATGAATTTCTATCTGACCCTAAATCGAGAATATAAATGGGCAGACTATCTCTCCTCTGTCAGAGATATGAAGCAGAAGCAAATcctgaccaagtacaggctAAGTGACCACAATCTTACAGTGGAAACAGGCAGGCACAGGAAAACCTGGCTGCCCAAAGAGGTAAGAATATCTTCTTCACTGTGATAAATATAAAGACATAAGAGATGCATCTTTCCCTAGTCTTAAAACATATTACCCAAACTTTGAAGCCATGGGCACACATGAAAAACTGGCTATCCTTTAAGGAGAGGGACATTCAGCCCCTCTAGCAGCAAGATACATTTCACACTGTCATAAGCTGAGCGACTCTAGCATAActtaattttattttgtttcatttatttatatttatattcttATCCCTatagagaatatatatatatattgtcctGTTCTAAAGCTATGCTCATCTGCACATGTATGTACGTATATGTGTacgtatatgcgtgtgtgtatgtgtgtgtgtatatatattatgtttctgtgttgttattgttatactGTGATATAGTGTACACTTATGTCACAGAAaaactatatactatacttatgtctatgtgtatatacatagacataagtatatatatatagtatatagtttTTCTGTGTCTTATTCCATGTTCCCTCCATACTTTGtatgactgctttggcaacacgaATGTGCAAAGCCTTTATTATAAAATGAGTAAAAATAACTTTTTAGAAAGACTTCATTATAAAATGAGGAAACTTTACAAAGCATTCATTATAAAATGAGGAAGGATAACTTTACAAAGCCTTTATTATAATGGCTAAATTGATTTAAAACATGAGGAAGGATAACTTTAAAAATCTTTTAAATGAGGAAGGATAACTTTAAAAAGCTTTTATTTTGATGgctacagccaggcagctacagcgctacactctgggggcatgtacacGAGCTCGCATGTACCGGTACATGCCCACTGAGTGTAGCGGTGTTTGCTGCCTGGCTtcattagctgctggctgtagcaactcaagctaggtaaaaccgattgttttcgtgccgacagtactcagtgacatCGAGAagcggagatctatgtgaaaactcactGTATTTCTCCTTTAAAAAAGCATCTTATGTACAGAACTGATCGCACATGTATCAAAGCGCATTCTGCGTGCCACTGGAGTGCGGAATGGCTATCTGCGCTTATTTTACTGATGCATTATGGGAGAGTGAGGGACACGTGGGAGTAAACACAGGGGAAGAGAAGTGCTAATGACGATTGATTAGGTATTCTGCTGTATTGATGAGGTATTCCGCTGTATGTATGATTGATTAGGTATTCCACTGTATTGATGAGGTATTCCGCTGTATGTATGATTGATGAGGTATTCCACTGTATGTATGATTGATGAGGTATTCCACTGTATGTATGATTGATGAGGTATTCCTCTGTATGTATGATTGATGAGGTATTCCGCTGTATTGATGAGGTATTCCGCTGTATGTATGATTGATGAGGTATTCCGCTGTATTGATGAGGTATTCCGCTGTATGTATGATTGATGAGGTATTCCGCTGTATGTATGATTGATGAGGTATTCCGCTGTATGTATGATTGATTAGGTATTCctctatactgtatgtatgaaaaCAGCGCACGTCTGTTTTCCAGTGAAAAACTTCCCCCtgttaaaagcaggtgtaatccaaATTGCGATTAAAGaaagtattcagagcatcagttttatTCATTGTACTATGTCAAAAGTAAccttaacttttgtttgccattcATGTCGtattttcactttcacaacaaccacttcccaatctgctagactaggaaattaaaggagaagttcggggtgatattgacctaaagtgtgttgaaacatgaaaccgagtgtgaacgtatgtctcatagctcatctcggcttgtcccctgccctccgaaatctggcactagttagccgatgctaccaacaggttttcaatgggggtgcctcgggcatcgggctagccatgcaaataaatcactgttttacaccatttacaaggctcaaagtagctccatacttcattggtagacttccgagggccttgacatttaaaacgagacattgagaactttgaaaaagcactggtagtttattttacaagacgatttatacagacagtaccttcaggaagttaagccaccatcttgaatttagtcaagaTAAGTTGAGCGACAGTCacaatgaacaggtatgataagggatcagattccaaaaaataattctgtggaaatgcatgaatTCCAGTAGCTTCCAGTAGCTCAAGATGCAGTAGGGCTGATCTGGTGTTGGTCTCAGGGCTAATCTGATATGATGTTGGTCTCAGGGCTGATCTGATATGGTGTTGGTCCTCAGGGCTGATCTGATATGGTGTTGGTCCTCAGGGCTGATCAGGGCTGATCTGGTGTTGGTCCTCAGGGTTGGACCTCAGGGCTGATCTGGAATGTCTGGTGTTGGTCCTCAGGGCTGATCAGGGCTGATCTGGTGTTGGTCTCAGGGCTGATATGGTGTTGGTCCTCAGGGCTGATCTGGAATGTCTGGTGCTTCTCTTCTATGTAACCTGGTGCTTTGAGTCCTacagaaacaaagaaacaagaGGAATACAGAATcactcaactgtgtgtgtgtgtgtgtgtgtgtgtgtgtgtgtgtgtgtgtgtgtgtgtgtgtttcagctcaCTTACCGCAGGGACTGGCTTCTCACAGAGTCATCTgctaataaaatgaaaaaaaaaaaaattcaaggaTCAGATACATTATTTGTTCCACACCACCGGCCACTACTGGGCATATCAGGCTatgctcatctgtgtgtgtgtgtgtgtgtgtgtgtgtgtgtgtacatgtctgtgtatgtgtgtgtgtgtgtgtgtgtgtgtgtgtgcgtgtgtgtgtgtatatatatatatatgtgtgtgtttgtgtgtgtgtgtgtctcacctgcaGAGTGGTACCCGTTGTCCAGCATGTGTCTCTTAATCATGCAGAGTTTTACAGCAACAAACATGATGGCCAGAAACAGACCCACTCCAGCACCAATCAGAGCGTAGCGTCTCTCTAGCAGACCAATCAAATgctaccatcatcatcatcatcaggcaTTACAAATACATAACGAGCAGTTCACATATCTGTCTGGTAGTTTTAATGGAAAGGTTTACATATGTTTTGGAGGTTTATACGTATTAAAGGCCCCCTATACAACATTTTTAACTTAATAAAACAGTTTAGAAATCAttgtgatggttaaatgacttgTTGTGGAGAGAATGGCGGCTTTCCCTGCTCCCCCTACCaccccctagtgtgtgtgtgtgtgtgtcggcacaTCAAGCAccggttattattattattagaacaAGCAGCAATGGCTTCATTATTTAGATGTTCATCATGGGAGCACCAGTGAAAAGACCAAAGAGATGCTCGTGGAATATGCACTccaaagctgtagggggagctccaTAGAGAAAAATGTGAGAAATCACCAAAGAAATTAATAGAGTTACAGAAGGGGCCTTTAAGTTTGTATATGTCAGGAAGATATATAAAGCTGAGTCAGAATTGTATAATCTTATTCAATAATTCAAtacttaaagtgtaattccgTAATTCTGTGTAATTTCTGTAATAAACTCCGGATTTGCTAACTAGgttgttggtgcttcgttttatgtgtagaGACCCTAAGCAAGCTACTGACGTGGACTGTTGCGCCCCTCCTCCAATAGAGCGcaacagtcccgcccctcctccaATAGAAAAGCCCCGCCCCTCCAATAGAACAGTCCGCCCTAGCCTGGCTaagccaccacttctcaatgaggcgtggtctgggaaccaaacgttcattttctcagaTTTGAAAAattgcccagatccgtttattgggtgccacggatgtctatcaaatgcgtctgtgcatagctcatcatcgtcttgctttccccctgttctgtgattggttccctatctcaggcgaaaatttgctccatggtatccaggctgccttagcagcgtgaatcaaatcgcgcgcaaggcagcatgggaacacccaggctagtccCGCCCTCCAATAGAACAGGCCCGCCCCTCCTCCAATAGAACAGCCCCCCTCCTCCAATAGAAaagtcccgcccctcctccaATAGAAAAGTCCCGCCCTTCCTGCAATAGAGCCGcaacagtcccgcccctcctccgagagcttagtttccggaagtacGTTTCCTCATTTCTCCAATCAATGTCCGTATATAAATGCTTAGAGTCTTAAAAATAGCCTAAACTCGCCTATGCTGCATATTCATATCTATGGTTGATGGTGTGTTCTAAGTAGTTCTAAGTAGTTGATGGTGGTGAAGGTGCACTGTGGTGAAGGTGCATTGTGTGTAGTTGATGGTGGTGAAGATGCATTGTGGGTAGTTGATGGTGGTGAAGGTGTGCATTGTGGGTAGTTGATGGTGGTGaaggtgcattgtgggtagttGGTTGTGGTGaaggtgcattgtgggtagttggtgatggtggtgtaGGTGCATCGTGGGTAGTTGGTGgtggtgcattgtgggtagttgatggtggtggaggtgcattgtgggtagttGATGATGGTGTAGGTGGAGGTGGGCATTGTGGGTGGTGtaggtgcattgtgggtagttgatgatggtgaaggtgaaggtgcattgtgggtagttgatgatggtggtgaaggtgcattgtgggtagttgatgatggtgaaggtggaggtgtgcattgtgtgtagtTGATGATGGTGAAGGTGGAGGTGCATTGTGGGTGGTGTAGATGGAGCTGTATGGTGGTGtaggtgcattgtgggtagttGATGGTGGTGAAGGTGGAGGTGTAAATTGTGGGTGGTGTAGGTGGAGGTGCACTGTGGGTGGTGGAGGTGCATTGTGGGTGGTGTAGGTGGAGGTGCACTGTGGGTGGTggaggtgcattgtgggtagtgTAGGTGGAGGTGCATTGTGGGTGGTGTAGGCGGAGGTGCATTGTGGGTGGTGTAGGTGCATTGTGGGTGGTGTAGGTGGAGGTGTTTGTCCTACCAGGCTGATCGTTCTCTTTCACACCGTCTCCTCGGACCCCACGTAACACACTATCTGCAGAAAACTCATGAAACTCAGTCTCAAAtaagtctgtgtatgtgtgtgtgtgtgtgtgtgtgtatgtgtgtgtgtgtgtgtgtgtgtgtgtgtgtgtgtgtgtgtgtgtgtgtgttctgtgtgtgtaatgtgtgtgtgtgtgtgtgttctgtgtgtgtgtgtgttctggtgtgtgtgtgtgtgtgtgtgtgttctggtgttctggtgtgtgtgtgtgtgtgtgtgtgtgtgtgtgtgtgtgagtgtgtgtgagtgtgtatatgtgtatgtgtgtgtgtgtgtgtgtgtgtgtgtgtgtatgtgtatgtgtgtgtgtgtgtgtgtgtgtgtgtgtgtgtgtgtgtattgtgtgttctagtgtattattagtattaatgtgtgtgtgtgtgtgtgtgtgtgaaggtgtgtgtaggtgtgtatgtgtgtgtgtgtgtgtgtgtgtgtgtgtgtgtgtgtgtgtgtgtatgtgtatatgtgtgtgtgtgtgtgtgtgtgtgtgtgtgtgtgtgtgtgtgtgtgtgtgtgtgtgtgtgtgtgtgtgtgtgtgtgtgtgtgtgtgtgtgtgtgtgtgtgtgtgtgtgtgtgtgtgtgtgtgtgtgtgtgtgtgtgtgtgtgtatgtgtgtgtgtgtgtgtgtgtgtgtgtgtgtgtgtatgtgtgtgtgtgtgtgtgtgtgtgtgtgtgtgtgtgtgtgtgtgtgtgtgtgtgtgtgtgtgtgtgtgtgtgtgtgtgtgtgtgtgtgtgtgtgtgtgtgtgtgcgtgtgtgtgtgtgtgtgtgtgtgcgtgcgtgtgtgtgtgtgtgtgtgtgtgtgtgtgtgtgtgtgtgtgtgtgtgtgtgtgtgcacccctcTGTCggacaacaacaaaacacacaatctgCAAACATGAAAGCAGGCTGGATATGATCTGCTCTACCTCAgcgttcatctgtgtgtgtgtgtgtgtgtgtgtgtgtgtgtgtgcagtgttattGTGGTACACAGGAAATAATAAGAGGCCAGATAATAAAAAGAGGAACCCTGAAGTTCctccactcacacatacacacacacacacacataatcacacacactctccctcaaacacacacacacactctccccctctctcactcactcacacacacctcacacacacacacacacacacacacactcacacacacacacacacacacacatcacacaaactctccctcaaacacacacacacactctccccctctctcactcactcacacagtcaccctcacacacacacacacacactgtccctctctctctcacacacatacacacacagacatcctcttgtttttgtttgtgattctCATGGTGACATGTGTCGCTGTGTCATTAAGCTCCTCCCCTACACACTCCCCTACAGTAGGCAGATCACTCTGTATGCatgggtacgtgtgtgtgtctgtgtgtgtgtgtgtgtgtgtgtgtgtgtgtgtgtgtgtgtgtgtgtgtgtgtgtgtgtgtgtgttccctctaTTTCCAGAGGGCCTTTTACGAGTTCAGTAGGTCTACAGGTAGGTGTCTGTGTAACAGAATAACTTCACTTACATAACAAAATCCTACTCACTGCAGGGTTCCACCcccctgtgtgtctctctctctctctcacacacacacacacacacacacacaaacacaccacacacactaaacattcacagacacacacacacacacacacacacacttaacattcacacacacacacacacacacacacacaccacacacacttaacattcacacacacacacacacacttaacattcacacacacacacacacacacacacaca
This window encodes:
- the LOC125296693 gene encoding transmembrane protein 273-like isoform X2, whose amino-acid sequence is MAHQKGALLVLTLLCLDSVLRGVRGDGVKENDQPERRYALIGAGVGLFLAIMFVAVKLCMIKRHMLDNGYHSADDSVRSQSLRTQSTRLHRREAPDIPDQP
- the LOC125296693 gene encoding transmembrane protein 273-like isoform X1, yielding MAHQKGALLVLTLLCLDSVLRGVRGDGVKENDQPERRYALIGAGVGLFLAIMFVAVKLCMIKRHMLDNGYHSAADDSVRSQSLRTQSTRLHRREAPDIPDQP